TACCTATTCCAAAATCGTGTTTAGTCTTGCGGAGATCCCACAGGAATGCGCTATCGCCCCACAACCCGACGACCGATGTCCGGTCTGGGCATTGCAGAAGGCCACGTCTTGGAAGACCAGCGCGACGACCAGGGACAACCCATTCAAATTCTTCTGCATATGGACCATATCGGCAGTGTGCGTATGGTTGAATTCCCGACCGAAGGCATGGTAAAGGAAATCCTGTACGACTGGGATACGGGACGGGTCCGCTTCGGCTGGCGGGATTACGATCCGGATACCGGACGCTTCACAGCCAAAGACCCCATCGGCGCTGCTGGAGGGGATTCGGAATGGTATGGGTATTGTTCGGATGATCCAGTCAATGGGCGGGATCCGCAGGGGTTGGAG
Above is a genomic segment from Paucidesulfovibrio longus DSM 6739 containing:
- a CDS encoding RHS repeat-associated core domain-containing protein, whose protein sequence is MRYRPTTRRPMSGLGIAEGHVLEDQRDDQGQPIQILLHMDHIGSVRMVEFPTEGMVKEILYDWDTGRVRFGWRDYDPDTGRFTAKDPIGAAGGDSEWYGYCSDDPVNGRDPQGLETNSTQERTCEEKNPYCKGNECTEECQVTGTYQPITERDAREILEFPIPVTLGSGVGLRQSLARNHLMSSPSINFKK